Genomic DNA from Leptotrichia wadei:
CAGAGTATGAACATTTTATTTGGATTTGAGGAAAATGAAGGATTGGAATTTTTGTCGATGTATTTATAAAAATATTTTGTTAATAAGATTTTATTAATAGGATTTTACAGAAGAAAAGAAAGGAGCGTGTGATTTATAATTTTTAGAAAATAATTAAAAATTATTTATCATACAAAAGTTATATGAAAATAATAGAAAATGGTACGATTACTGATGTTAAAGGGATTAAAGCGACTGGAATATCGGCAAAATTGAAAAAAAGTGAAAAAAAAGATATGGCTTTGATTTATAGTGAGGAAAAGGCGGTTTCAGCTGCAGTTTTTACAAAAAATTTGGCAAAAGCTGCACCAATTATTTTGGATATCAAACATATAAAAAATGAGAATACACAGGCGATTGTGGTAAATAGTGGGAATGCAAATTCTTGCACGGGGGATACTGGACTTGCGAATGCTAAAAAGATGACTGAGCTAGTTGCGAATAAATTGGGACTTAAAGCTGAGGAAGTTTTGGTCCAGTCAACTGGGATTATTGGAGTTCAGCTTGATATGGAAAAAATTGAGAACGGGATTGAGAAAGTTGTGGAAAACTTATCAGAAAATGGCGGAATTGATGCGGCTACTGCGATTATGACTACTGACACCTTTGTTAAACAAATTTGCTTGGAAATTGAGATTGCTGGAAAAAAAGCTAAAGTGGCTGGAATGTGTAAAGGTTCTGGAATGATTCATCCGAATATGGCGACAATGCTTTCATTTACTGTAACTGATGTGAATATTGAAAAATCACTGTTGCAAAAAATGTTTTCTGAAATTGCTGATAACACTTTCAATATGATTTCAATCGATGGAGATACGAGCACAAACGATATGGCTTGTGTTTTAGCGAATGGACTTGCAGGGAATGAAAAAATTGTTGATGAAAATTCGGTTGGATATGATGAGTTTAAAAAGGCGTTATATAAAGTGAATGAAGAATTGGCTAAATTAATTGCGAAAGATGGAGAAGGTGCGACAAAATTGATTCAAGTTACAACAAATGGAGCGAAAACGCTGGAAGATGCGAAAAAAGTTTCAAAATCAGTTATCACTTCAAGTCTTTTCAAAGCGGCGGTTTTTGGTGGCGACCCAAATTGGGGAAGAATTTTGTGTGCGGTTGGATATTCAGAAGCTGATTTGATGATTGATAAGGTTAATATTTTCTTAAAAACTGGAAATGACATAGTTCAAGTTGCAAAAAATGGGATGGCACAGGATTTTGATGTTCCGAAAGCTGAGAAAATTTTGAAGGCTGAAACGGTTGAAATAATTATTGAATTAAATGATGGACAGTTTGAAGCGACTGCTTGGGGATGTGACTTGAGTTACGATTATGTGAAAATTAATGCGGAGTATCATACTTAATAATTTTTAAAATAAAATTTATGATTTTAAGAATTATTTGTTAGTAAACTTTTCAAGATAAATTTTGAAAAAAATTATTTTTAAAA
This window encodes:
- the argJ gene encoding bifunctional glutamate N-acetyltransferase/amino-acid acetyltransferase ArgJ, which translates into the protein MKIIENGTITDVKGIKATGISAKLKKSEKKDMALIYSEEKAVSAAVFTKNLAKAAPIILDIKHIKNENTQAIVVNSGNANSCTGDTGLANAKKMTELVANKLGLKAEEVLVQSTGIIGVQLDMEKIENGIEKVVENLSENGGIDAATAIMTTDTFVKQICLEIEIAGKKAKVAGMCKGSGMIHPNMATMLSFTVTDVNIEKSLLQKMFSEIADNTFNMISIDGDTSTNDMACVLANGLAGNEKIVDENSVGYDEFKKALYKVNEELAKLIAKDGEGATKLIQVTTNGAKTLEDAKKVSKSVITSSLFKAAVFGGDPNWGRILCAVGYSEADLMIDKVNIFLKTGNDIVQVAKNGMAQDFDVPKAEKILKAETVEIIIELNDGQFEATAWGCDLSYDYVKINAEYHT